A portion of the Fulvia fulva chromosome 1, complete sequence genome contains these proteins:
- a CDS encoding DNA-directed RNA polymerase II subunit RPB3, which translates to MDPYDAYGGMDTEESGPKVTIRNADATTIKFNLSNTSLAFANSVRRVMLAEIPTIAIDLVEIENNTSVLADEFLAHRLGLVPLSTKGVDDMVDFRDCTCDDYCDNCSVVLRLNVANRNSDQNLKVFARDLFVESQAGYGGRANGANGSSSDDLPPRGSPILSDQAQKGPLICQLRKGQELKVKCVAKKGIAKEHAKWAPTAAIGFEYDPWNKLRHTTLWYETDAKAEWPEPEKNGQWEEKPAEGEPFNYQAEPNKFYIDLEGTGVMPPDQILHSGIRVLQNKLAGIIRDLNAGADDQNGYGGMSPQQGYGDGAGTAYGGGATAYGGQTAYGQTPQDPMYGGQTPGYGGGAGSVYGQATPYGQSRF; encoded by the exons ATGGATCCGTACGATGCATACGGCGGTATGGACACCGAGGAGTCTGGGCCAAAGGTGACAATACGGAAT GCCGATGCGACGACAATCAAGTTCAACCTCTCCAACACCAGTCTCGCCTTCGCCAACTCCGTACGGCGCGTGATGCTCGCCGAGATACCCACAATCGCCATCGACCTCGTCGAAATCGAGAACAACACCTCCGTCCTCGCCGATGAGTTCCTCGCCCACAGATTAGGCCTCGTACCCCTCAGCACAAAAGGCGTAGACGACATGGTGGATTTCCGCGACTGCACATGCGACGACTACTGCGACAACTGCAGCGTAGTCCTGCGTCTGAACGTAGCCAACCGAAACAGCGACCAGAACCTCAAAGTCTTCGCGCGGGACCTCTTCGTGGAATCGCAAGCAGGCTACGGCGGTCGCGCGAATGGCGCAAACGGCAGCTCATCAGACGACCTCCCACCTCGAGGATCACCAATCCTCAGCGATCAAGCTCAGAAAGGGCCCCTAATATGTCAACTCCGAAAAGGCCAGGAGCTCAAAGTAAAATGCGTAGCAAAGAAAGGCATCGCAAAAGAGCACGCGAAATGGGCCCCCACAGCAGCGATAGGATTCGAATACGACCCCTGGAACAAGCTACGGCATACGACGCTATGGTACGAGACGGACGCGAAAGCAGAGTGGCCAGAACCCGAGAAGAACGGACAGTGGGAGGAGAAGCCTGCAGAGGGTGAGCCATTCAACTACCAAGCAGAGCCAAACAAATTCTATATCGACCTCGAAGGCACAGGCGTCATGCCGCCCGACCAGATCCTGCACTCGGGGATCCGGGTTCTGCAGAATAAGCTGGCAGGCATCATTCGAGATCTGAACGCAGGCGCAGACGATCAGAACGGGTATGGAGGCATGAGCCCACAGCAGGGCTACGGCGACGGTGCAGGGACGGCATATGGAGGCGGCGCGACGGCATATGGTGGACAGACGGCTTACGGACAAACGCCGCAGGACCCGATGTATGGAGGGCAGACACCTGGTTATGGTGGTGGCGCTGGCAGTGTCTATGGGCAAGCGACGCCGTATGGACAATCACGATTTTAG
- a CDS encoding Glycerophosphocholine acyltransferase 1, which yields MPVTYKSEQTIRRPYFPGHRSSYLELIPEEELEAFARLEDIDAPHPAKPTKNTGDMTAELDQMAAAKEEDLKPPNDQNRGHARTPSDTPMPIVEDYLTAGGGSVSGLSTPGTPGLTRTSSQDGYSNYDGYGSGDFPPVDRLTMFDILENLALPQRLEKMQDAIHNNAEKLRRQRQKLATRALSSKNVLVEQWRKQVSTGPEERLDKYRSRVKRSVDRMNKRWNDAKTVTLMEKVSFVTACLNIFISAYLIGAFPEYFHYWYTIQLIYFMPLRWYKYHKIGYHYFLADLCYFVNMLLMLSIWFFPQSKRLLISTYCLAFGNNAVAIAMWRNSLVFHSLDKTTTLFIHIMPCATLHVLVHLIPKQMQLDKFPAIHTIKYSTPEAPEHYGLKDMIIWATLPYAIWQLSYHFLITIRKRAKIAAGRPTSFTWLRRSYRGNFLGKFVLSFPDSMQEAVFMCIQYCYALLTMLPCPIWFWYPWASASFMLFVFSYASWNGATYYIDVFGKRMEKELNQLRNEVARLSKSPDINGQDLASPMTSPAGPVGSEGAGVGLSSALDLGPPAEQQSPNIQGIDLHKRGKSTDQTPLLDGSVKSADLDNDPMGQTPMVEEQRTLDGGVAPAEDMEGARTDGHKKNA from the exons ATGCCAGTCACCTACAAGTCTGAACAGACCATCCGTCGCCCGTACTTTCCAGGCCACCGATCCTCCTACCTCGAACTTATCCCCGAAGAAGAGCTGGAGGCGTTTGCCCGCCTCGAAGACATCGACGCCCCGCACCCTGCGAAGCCCACCAAGAACACCGGCGATATGACCGCCGAGCTCGACCAGATGGCCGCGGCCAAGGAGGAAGACCTCAAGCCACCCAACGATCAGAACAGAGGACATGCGCGTACACCTAGTGACACACCCATGCCTATCGTAGAGGACTATCTTACAGCAGGCGGAGGTTCAGTGAGCGGACTTAGTACGCCCGGCACGCCCGGTCTCACGCGCACAAGCTCTCAAGATGGCTATAGCAATTACGACGGCTACGGCAGTGGAGACTTTCCTCCAGTCGATCGGCTTACCATGTTCGACATACTGGAGAACCTCGCGCTGCCCCAGCGCCTGGAGAAGATGCAAGATGCGATCCACAACAACGCAGAGAAGCTTCGGCGGCAGCGACAGAAGCTCGCTACGAGGGCGTTGTCTAGTAAGAACGTGCTTGTAGAGCAGTGGAGAAAGCAGGTCAGCACTGGTCCGGAGGAGCGTCTGGACAAGTACCGAAGTCGCGTGAAGAGATCTGTGGATCGTATGAATAAGAGATGGAACGATGCGAAGACGGTCACGCTGATGGAGAAGGTGTCGTTTGTGACTGCATGCCTCAACATCTTCATCTCCGCATATCTGATAGGAGCATTCCCAGAGTACTTCCACTATTGGTATACGATTCAGCTGAT CTACTTCATGCCGCTCCGCTGGTACAAGTACCACAAGATAGGATATCACTACTTCCTGGCGGATCTCTGCTATTTCGTCAACATGCTTCTGATGCTATCGATCTGGTTCTTCCCACAATCGAAACGACTGTTGATCAGCACCTATTGCTTAGCGTTTGGAAACAACGCTGTGGCTATTGCTATGTGGAGGAATAGTCTTGTCTTCCACAGTTTGGACAAA ACCACAACCCTCTTCATCCACATCATGCCCTGCGCCACTCTCCACGTCCTAGTCCACCTCATCCCCAAACAAATGCAACTTGACAAATTCCCCGCCATCCACACAATCAAATACTCCACCCCCGAAGCACCCGAACACTACGGCCTCAAAGACATGATCATCTGGGCCACCCTCCCCTACGCAATCTGGCAACTCTCCTACCACTTCCTCATCACGATCCGCAAACGCGCCAAAATCGCCGCCGGCCGACCCACATCCTTCACCTGGCTCCGCCGCTCCTACCGCGGCAACTTCCTCGGGAAATTCGTCCTCTCCTTCCCCGACAGCATGCAAGAGGCCGTTTTCATGTGTATTCAATACTGCTACGCCCTCCTCACGATGCTCCCGTGTCCGATATGGTTTTGGTACCCATGGGCTAGTGCGAGCTTCATGCTGTTTGTTTTCAGCTACGCGAGTTGGAATGGGGCGACGTATTATATTGACGTTTTTGGGAAGAGGATGGAGAAGGAGCTTAACCAGCTTCGCAATGAGGTTGCCAGATTATCCAAATCTCCAGACATCAACGGCCAAGATCTCGCAAGTCCCATGACGAGTCCTGCTGGTCCGGTAGGATCCGAGGGCGCTGGGGTTGGCCTATCCTCAGCTCTTGACCTTGGACCTCCAGCGGAACAGCAGTCACCGAACATCCAGGGAATAGACTTACATAAGAGGGGCAAATCAACAGATCAGACCCCTCTCCTTGATGGGTCCGTCAAGTCCGCTGATCTGGACAATGACCCCATGGGGCAGACACCCATGGTAGAAGAGCAACGAACTCTCGATGGAGGGGTCGCGCCAGCGGAGGATATGGAAGGCGCGAGGACGGATGGGCATAAGAAGAATGCGTGA
- a CDS encoding Structural maintenance of chromosomes protein 1, which yields MGKLLALELYNFKSYKGHHVLQFGDSYFTSIIGPNGSGKSNSMDAISFVLGIKSSHLRSSHLKDLVYRGRVLKHSKINADGTATDDAPNGPINGDATQGADEDEEVVDTQASSQRNDPQTAWVMAVYEDDAGEEQRWKRSITASGQSEYRINNKPVSAKAYNEALEAENILIKARNFLVFQGDVEAIASQSPKDLTRLIEQISGSLEYKADYERLKQENEAAAEEQNYKVSQRRGVRGEVAQYKEQKDELDRFEQTRDEKDQAIVTHVLWKLFHFQRTIEDSTAEIQKHQAELKEFRRNVQKFQDRLDAAKQEQAKAGREVDKCKREIKRKEKEIEEKDNALVPVDEKLSIHSANMKKYEARINEITKERETQQQAANKMQKDLKTVQTAQERWEKEWKAQQQKAGRELTDQDLKEKERLMQELYKRTGSDQSKIDTINRQLKADEETVKSLKTKLDSTEKIASNLEDEISSLQQRRSDVQRTVKTTSKEMEAKKVAINTIISDRDRTRQKWRELDEKLQKCLESLDEARGYQRETNKEREQRERINSLKRIYPGVRGMLGSLCRPKQKKYETAVSTVLGRHYESIVVDSERTAQDCIAHLKASRGGQATFLPLDSIIHQQPNANLRGMHQGMRLAIDTMDYDTNYERAMSFACGNAIVTDTVAIAKNLVYNRNVDAKAVTLDGTIIHKGGNMTGGEGKHDKQRRFDDAHVETLQQLSEKLRAEIDELPKGHKRQAEEETLRSELTGLEAKLAYAQEELKTLDRNIESKTRELQHFKDQVSDTSKRYKDQSSGVEKLRQSLEEHTSSVAEVEDEVFGAFCQRLGYESIREYELQQGALQEEAQEKRREFKSQISRLTNQLALEKQRLQSTEARLKAIQTQSKRDEDLVAALQAQREEIVGEREDLEGEVEELNAKLEELDNAFKERGVKTEEARTELAKKSKGQEKTIKEITILESEVQKASSSRYSTLRTCKVENITLPLERGSRKVDALPMEESAIEEDEDSMDVDDDEGASALRVNDYGIQISFEDLEDDLKEDDSEECETGLAEKITNLQSALDKMAPNMRSAERLEATEARLDTYEQEFQQATNAAKKSSKAFNAVKTKRSETFTKAFQHISKQISLVYKELTKTPSFPLGGTASLDVEDDEEPYLAGVKYHAMPPLKRFRDMEHLSGGEKTMAALALLFAVHTYAPSPFFVLDEVDAALDHANTTQLAQYVREHAGPGMQFVVISLKTGLFQNSETLVGIMRDQAVNSSRALTLDLRKYQVV from the exons ATGGGGAAACTGCTCGCGTTGGAGCTATACAACTTCAAGTCATACAAGGGCCATCATGTCTTGCAGTTCGGCGACAGCTACTTCACGTCCATCATCGGGCCCAATGGATCTGGCAAGTCCAATTCCATGGACGCCATCTCCTTCGTGCTGGGCATCAAGTCGTCTCATCTGAGATCGTCTCACCTAAAGGATTTGGTCTACCGCGGTCGGGTACTGAAGCATTCCAAGATTAACGCTGATGGAACTGCGACGGACGACGCGCCGAATGGCCCGATCAATGGAGACGCCACCCAAGGCGCAGACGAGGACGAGGAGGTGGTGGACACACAGGCCAGCAGCCAGCGCAATGACCCACAGACTGCGTGGGTCATGGCTGTGTATGAGGATGACGCTGGTGAGGAACAACGCTGGAAGCGCAGTATCACTGCGAGTGGCCAATCCGAGTATCGCATCAACAACAAACCTGTTTCAGCCAAGGCGTACAACGAAGCTCTAGAGGCAGAGAACATCTTGATCAAGGCGCGCAACTTCCTTGTCTTCCAGGGTGATGTTGAGGCTATCGCATCGCAATCACCCAAGGACCTGACGCGCCTGATAGAGCAGATCAGTGGCTCGCTGGAGTACAAAGCAGACTATGAGAGACTGAAGCAGGAGAATGAGGCAGCTGCGGAGGAACAAAATTACAAGGTCTCACAACGCCGCGGCGTAAGGGGAGAAGTCGCGCAATACAAGGAGCAGAAGGACGAACTTGACAGGTTCGAGCAGACACGCGACGAGAAAGACCAAGCAATCGTCACACACGTGCTGTGGAAGCTCTTCCATTTCCAGCGTACGATCGAAGACAGCACAGCGGAAATTCAGAAGCATCAGGCCGAGCTGAAAGAGTTCAGACGTAATGTGCAGAAGTTCCAGGACCGTCTCGATGCCGCGAAGCAGGAGCAAGCCAAGGCTGGTCGTGAAGTCGACAAGTGCAAGCGCGAGATCAAGCGAAAGGAGAAGGAGATTGAGGAAAAGGACAACGCGCTGGTGCCGGTTGACGAGAAGCTTTCGATTCATTCTGCCAACATGAAAAAGTACGAGGCACGCATCAACGAGATTACGAAGGAACGAGAGACACAACAACAGGCCGCGAACAAGATGCAGAAAGATCTCAAAACTGTACAGACTGCGCAAGAGCGCTGGGAGAAGGAGTGGAAAGCTCAGCAGCAGAAAGCTGGACGCGAACTCACTGACCAGGATCTCAAAGAGAAAGAGCGGCTGATGCAAGAGCTCTACAAGCGGACGGGTTCTGATCAGAGCAAAATCGACACCATCAATCGTCAACTCAAAGCGGACGAGGAGACTGTCAAGTCTCTCAAGACAAAGCTCGATAGCACCGAAAAGATTGCATCCAACCTAGAGGACGAAATCAGCAGTCTGCAACAGAGGCGAAGTGATGTTCAGCGCACCGTGAAGACTACTAGCAAAGAGATGGAGGCCAAGAAGGTTGCTATCAACACGATTATCAGCGACCGAGATCGAACACGGCAGAAGTGGCGTGAGCTCGATGAGAAATTGCAAAAGTGTCTCGAGAGTCTTGACGAGGCCAGAGGTTACCAAAGAGAGACGAACAAGGAGAGAGAGCAGCGAGAACGAATCAATTCGCTCAAGCGCATCTACCCCGGCGTCCGTGGTATGCTCGGCAGTCTATGTCGGCCGAAGCAGAAGAAGTACGAAACCGCCGTATCAACAGTGCTGGGCCGTCACTACGAGTCGATTGTCGTCGACTCTGAGAGGACTGCCCAGGACTGCATTGCCCACCTGAAAGCATCACGAGGTGGCCAGGCAACCTTCCTTCCACTGGATAGCATCATTCATCAGCAGCCCAATGCGAACCTCCGTGGGATGCATCAAGGCATGCGCTTGGCCATTGATACAATGGACTACGACACGAACTACGAGCGTGCCATGAGCTTCGCTTGTGGAAATGCCATCGTCACCGACACCGTTGCCATTGCCAAGAACCTGGTCTACAATCGAAATGTTGACGCCAAGGCGGTCACCCTTGATGGCACCATAATACACAAGGGCGGCAACATGACCGGAGGAGAAGGCAAGCACGACAAGCAGCGAAGATTTGACGATGCGCATGTCGAGACATTGCAGCAGTTATCCGAGAAACTCCGAGCTGAAATCGATGAACTGCCCAAGGGACACAAGCGCCAGGCTGAGGAAGAGACACTGCGTTCAGAGCTTACTGGTCTTGAAGCCAAGCTTGCATATGCACAGGAAGAGCTGAAGACGCTTGATCGAAATATCGAGAGCAAGACTCGCGAGCTTCAACACTTCAAGGATCAGGTTTCTGACACCAGCAAGCGGTACAAGGATCAATCCAGTGGTGTTGAGAAGCTTCGACAATCGCTCGAGGAGCACACATCCTCTGTCGCAGAGGTTGAAGACGAAGTGTTCGGCGCGTTTTGTCAGCGGCTCGGATACGAGAGCATCCGGGAGTACGAACTGCAACAAGGCGCACTGCAGGAAGAGGCTCAGGAGAAGAGGCGAGAATTCAAGAGCCAGATCTCCCGACTTACCAATCAACTCGCGCTGGAGAAGCAGAGGTTGCAGAGCACCGAGGCGAGACTTAAGGCCATTCAGACACAGAGCAAGCGCGATGAGGACTTGGTAGCCGCACTTCAAGCTCAGCGCGAGGAGATTGTCGGCGAACGCGAAGATCTGGAGGGAGAAGTCGAGGAGCTAAACGCGAAGCTCGAAGAACTCGATAACGCGTTCAAAGAGCGAGGCGTGAAGacagaagaagcacgtacagaGCTCGCGAAGAAAAGCAAAGGCCAAGAAAAGACCATCAAGGAGATCACCATTCTCGAGAGCGAGGTACAAAAGGCAAGCTCATCGCGGTACAGTACTCTCCGAACGTGCAAAGTCGAGAACATCACGCTACCACTCGAGCGGGGAAGTCGAAAGGTTGACGCACTGCCAATGGAGGAGTCTGCCATCGAGGAAGATGAAGACTCCATGGACGTCGATGACGATGAAGGTGCTTCCGCACTTCGCGTGAACGACTATGGTATTCAGATCAGCTTCGAAGACCTGGAGGACGACCTGAAGGAAGACGACAGCGAAGAGTGCGAAACTGGTCTCGCCGAGAAGATCACCAACCTGCAGTCTGCCCTCGACAAGATGGCGCCCAATATGCGCTCTGCAGAACGCCTGGAAGCCACAGAAGCTCGCCTGGACACCTACGAACAAGAATTCCAGCAGGCCACCAACGCGGCAAAGAAGTCGAGCAAGGCGTTCAATGCTGTAAAGACCAAGCGCAGCGAGACCTTCACCAAGGCATTCCAGCACATTTCGAAACAAATCAGCTTGGTCTACAAGGAGCTCACCAAAACCCCATCCTTCCCGCTCGGTGGCACTGCATCCCTGGATGTCGAAGACGACGAAGAGCCATATCTGGCCGGAGTGAAGTACCACGCTATGCCACCTCTCAAGCGATTCCGTGATATGGAGCATCTTTCTGGAGGAGAGAAGACGATGGCGGCTCTGGCTTTGCTCTTCGCAGTACACACCTACGCGCCTAGTCCTTTCTTCGTGCTGGACGAGGTTGATGCTGCGCTCGATCATGCCAACACTACGCAGCTGGCGCAGTACGTCCGAGAGCATGCTGGACCGGGTATGCAGTTTGTAGTGATTTCGCTCAAGACTGGTCTGTTCCAGAATAGTGAGACGTTGGTGGGGATTATGAGGGATCAGGCGGTGAATAGTTCGAGGGCTTTGACGTTGGAT CTACGAAAGTACCAAGTCGTCTAA
- a CDS encoding Regulator of Ty1 transposition protein 10 codes for MQHETHRVPVTALAFWDDDVVLTGEGGLLRAYNIKTRRLLASAQLFRGQAIHGVITRSGNTSGGELLVHGGHDICRVRLVRQSTSSIDIEVGEVAKADDWILHAAFSPQALNNGGDFTAAIVTAHNALILVKPRHTNNRNDLRLSLEPVVSGSNCILYCAQVTWLSASHCLIASGTAFGDIVVWSCFLRQDGDALPASHQTHYAFPAHEGSVFGVELSTSDAAKAVGDYQHLLASCSDDRTIRLWDVSDLSLQAPEISDQQQETGFGAKSVEGYGPPLLAKVMGHVSRIWHVRFFHQQPEGEVYVLSFGEDAHCITWRLEAAKAEETNASQKLTQVNAERLHNGKNIWSLAVHNDSQIITGGADGALASFHFTDVKSLLSRQGEVSPYPQTITTGSNYRSYGFISQNSLIATDDQGQVHLLGLDNGSWQARIIFDCLPELRGYSAIASASGLAFVAVSQGSVYSCTEHASDLQPLLTTERKVAGLFVAGHYYDASAPCPRDLDLLITNVGSSIVLYCQHGEPATGEGKLSLPDGFVVTSFTTYHSGADEHIIVLGSRGGSIAVYRRYRQDELLSPSVVSTNVHSEETVTKLVLSEPPDNKPSNKLWLFSTGRDGTFAAHEIRLDDTDIALATRHQLQLPFGPNIEGCEVNAQGNIRVWGFRGKQFVVLDVTIQQEIMSIECGGVHRNWAFQSSEAGGTFVWTKASKLYFAHQEHLPNQTVNSGGHGREMKCIATSPVDPGLFATGAEDTDIKLNRCENGSFRCIHTLQKHVTGIQHLQWSSDGQYLFSSGGFEQFLVWRITTDIPQLDLGVICASRHPKSGTSDLRIMSFDVADQKAHDKDAMFRITMVYSDSTVRCWQYHDGTWILLAEGDYLTSCLTQYLHGADHERFITASTDGILTTWLTDNKQKKLKWKQRHKVHQSAILSTVQLSFAAVGTLILTGGDDNAIGITLVAESEPQTLFRTLLIPRAHAAAVTALAIVAVSEGHFWFVSASIDQRVKLWQVELDHRKKGSDMIDVKLVANVFTAVADVSSMEQIRCEDGQEGLLVAGVGLDVWKVPRLEDGSESG; via the coding sequence ATGCAGCATGAGACACACCGTGTGCCGGTGACAGCACTCGCCTTCTGGGACGACGATGTAGTGCTCACGGGAGAGGGCGGTCTTCTTCGAGCCTACAATATTAAAACAAGAAGATTACTCGCTTCAGCACAACTTTTTCGAGGCCAAGCTATTCATGGGGTCATTACGCGGTCTGGGAACACCTCTGGAGGAGAGCTGTTAGTACATGGCGGCCATGACATTTGCCGTGTACGCCTTGTAAGGCAGTCCACTTCCAGCATAGACATCGAGGTCGGCGAAGTCGCGAAGGCCGATGACTGGATTCTTCATGCTGCCTTCTCTCCTCAAGCACTGAACAATGGTGGCGACTTCACAGCAGCAATCGTAACAGCGCACAACGCCCTGATTCTGGTCAAGCCCAGGCACACAAACAACCGAAACGATCTGAGGCTAAGTCTGGAGCCCGTAGTCTCGGGTTCCAATTGCATTCTCTACTGCGCACAAGTAACATGGCTAAGTGCTTCCCATTGTCTCATTGCGTCCGGCACTGCTTTTGGAGACATCGTCGTCTGGTCGTGCTTTCTACGGCAAGATGGCGACGCTCTCCCTGCTTCACATCAAACGCACTACGCGTTTCCCGCGCATGAAGGATCAGTCTTTGGTGTTGAGCTGTCTACCTCGGATGCAGCCAAAGCAGTCGGCGACTACCAGCATCTGCTAGCCTCATGCTCTGATGATCGCACAATACGCTTGTGGGATGTGTCTGACCTCAGTCTGCAAGCTCCTGAGATCTCAGATCAACAACAGGAGACTGGCTTCGGTGCAAAAAGTGTTGAAGGCTATGGCCCACCTTTACTGGCCAAGGTCATGGGCCATGTTTCCAGGATCTGGCATGTACGATTCTTCCATCAGCAGCCCGAAGGCGAGGTCTACGTGCTGTCATTCGGAGAGGATGCCCATTGTATAACCTGGAGGCTGGAGGCTGCAAAAGCCGAGGAGACCAACGCATCTCAAAAGTTGACCCAGGTGAACGCAGAAAGACTGCACAATGGCAAAAACATCTGGTCACTCGCGGTCCACAACGACTCGCAGATTATCACTGGAGGCGCTGATGGTGCGCTAGCTTCGTTCCACTTCACCGATGTAAAGTCTCTACTGTCTCGACAGGGCGAGGTGTCACCCTACCCGCAGACAATCACGACTGGCAGCAACTATCGATCATATGGTTTCATCAGCCAAAATAGCCTCATAGCAACCGACGATCAGGGACAAGTCCATCTACTGGGCCTGGACAACGGAAGCTGGCAAGCTAGGATAATTTTTGACTGCCTGCCCGAGCTTCGTGGATACTCTGCCATTGCCAGTGCATCGGGGTTGGCTTTCGTTGCAGTGTCGCAAGGTTCGGTTTATTCCTGCACGGAGCACGCAAGTGACTTGCAGCCTCTACTTACTACAGAACGAAAGGTGGCTGGGCTGTTCGTTGCGGGACACTACTACGATGCGTCCGCCCCTTGTCCGAGGGATCTGGACCTGTTGATTACCAACGTCGGAAGCAGCATTGTCTTGTACTGCCAGCATGGTGAACCTGCTACCGGCGAAGGGAAGCTGAGCCTTCCAGATGGATTCGTTGTGACTAGCTTTACCACATATCATAGCGGGGCCGACGAGCATATCATTGTGCTTGGCTCGAGAGGTGGTTCGATCGCCGTGTACAGAAGGTACCGGCAGGACGAGCTTCTGTCGCCGTCCGTCGTGAGCACAAATGTGCACAGCGAAGAGACTGTCACTAAGCTTGTTCTTTCAGAGCCACCAGACAACAAGCCTAGCAACAAGCTCTGGCTCTTTTCAACTGGCCGCGATGGCACATTTGCGGCCCATGAAATCCGACTGGACGATACTGATATCGCACTGGCGACTCGACATCAATTGCAGCTGCCGTTCGGTCCCAACATAGAAGGCTGCGAAGTAAATGCTCAAGGCAACATCCGGGTCTGGGGATTTCGAGGCAAACAATTCGTTGTTCTCGACGTGACGATACAACAAGAGATCATGTCCATAGAGTGCGGTGGCGTGCATCGCAACTGGGCATTCCAGAGCAGTGAAGCCGGCGGCACTTTCGTCTGGACGAAAGCTTCCAAGCTATACTTCGCGCACCAGGAGCATCTTCCTAACCAAACCGTCAACTCAGGTGGTCATGGCAGAGAAATGAAGTGTATCGCCACATCGCCTGTTGATCCTGGACTCTTTGCAACCGGCGCAGAAGACACAGACATCAAGCTGAACAGGTGTGAAAATGGTAGCTTCAGGTGTATCCATACACTCCAGAAGCACGTCACCGGCATTCAGCACCTCCAATGGTCCTCGGATGGACAGTACCTCTTCTCCAGCGGCGGCTTCGAACAGTTCCTAGTCTGGCGTATCACCACAGACATCCCTCAGCTTGATCTCGGCGTGATCTGCGCGTCTCGACACCCCAAGAGCGGCACATCAGACTTGCGGATCATGAGCTTCGACGTTGCAGACCAGAAAGCTCACGATAAAGACGCGATGTTCCGCATCACAATGGTCTACTCGGACTCCACCGTTCGCTGTTGGCAGTATCACGACGGAACATGGATCCTCCTAGCAGAAGGCGATTACCTTACATCGTGTCTGACTCAATACTTGCACGGTGCCGATCACGAACGATTCATTACAGCGAGTACCGATGGAATCCTCACAACCTGGTTGACGGATAACAAGCAGAAGAAATTGAAATGGAAGCAGAGACACAAAGTCCACCAAAGTGCAATCCTGAGCACAGTCCAGCTAAGCTTTGCAGCAGTGGGCACTTTGATACTCACCGGCGGCGACGACAACGCGATCGGGATCACACTAGTTGCAGAGTCAGAGCCACAGACGTTGTTCCGGACATTGCTCATACCGCGTGCTCACGCGGCGGCTGTGACGGCGCTTGCCATTGTGGCCGTCAGCGAGGGTCACTTCTGGTTTGTATCGGCGAGTATCGATCAGCGCGTGAAGCTGTGGCAGGTGGAGCTCGACCACAGGAAGAAAGGCAGCGACATGATCGATGTGAAGCTCGTGGCGAACGTCTTTACTGCTGTTGCTGATGTGTCGAGTATGGAGCAGATTCGATGCGAGGATGGGCAGGAGGGATTGTTGGTTGCTGGGGTTGGGTTGGATGTTTGGAAGGTGCCACGGCTCGAAGATGGGAGTGAAAGCGGTTGA